The Mytilus galloprovincialis chromosome 4, xbMytGall1.hap1.1, whole genome shotgun sequence genome contains a region encoding:
- the LOC143073477 gene encoding uncharacterized protein LOC143073477 isoform X3: MSDSDQNTNAITEEQRKQQLAKLNLNVDESITASDSQDHVSNKQVNGFPDKTGDTNIQTGVITDSVSEQTNKSDSINSSRDKTDTIQSKSVPNKIVEDIADDISDGIVKDFSKNIATYVTEVCKFDEQYEKEQMNESSETQDKDSASSNSEINENSSEEKTNEPNSEQSEGAKEESSSVEEEKETTQPNPDIIKENDVNDKTKEKKNGEDKDGYLDLLGNGLLKRKVIEGEDVEDIKPYHGDIVTINTSGKLEDGTVVDTLEDLSFPVGEGDVIQAWDLGVMTTKVGQTIELTTDAKYAYGELGRKPDIPPNATITYMIKLTKKEEAPDINKLDVDERFNMA; encoded by the exons tgTCTGATAGTGACCAAAATACTAATGCCATCACAGAGGAGCAAAGAAAACAACAGCTagcaaaattaaatttgaatgtGGATGAATCTATAACTGCAAGTGACAGTCAAGACCATGTGTCTAATAAACAGGTCAATGGCTTTCCAGATAAAACTGGGGACACAAACATTCAAACAGGGGTAATAACAGACAGTGTAtcagaacaaacaaataaaagtgatTCCATAAATTCTAGTCGAGATAAAACTGACACCATTCAGAGTAAAAGTGTGCCTAATAAAATCGTAGAAGACATTGCCGATGACATATCGGATGGAATCGTgaaagatttttctaaaaatataGCTACATATGTAACAGAGGTGTGTAAGTTTGACGAACAATACGAGAAAGAACAAATGAACGAATCGTCAGAAACTCAGGATAAAGATTCAGCTAGttcaaatagtgaaataaatgaaaattctTCTGAGGAAAAAACAAATGAACCAAATTCAGAACAATCAGAAGGCGCTAAAGAAGAATCAAGTTCAGTTGAAGAGGAAAAAGAAACCACTCAACCAAATCCAGATATTATCAAGGAAAATGATGTAAAcgataaaacaaaagaaaaaaagaatggCGAGGATAAAGATGGTTACTTAGACTTACTAGGAAATGGTTTATTAAAGAGAAAG GTAATTGAGGGAGAAGATGTTGAAGACATAAAGCCTTATCATGGAGATATAGTGACTATTAACACAAGTGGCAAGTTGGAAGATGGGACTGTTGTTGACACTTTAGAAGACCTGAGTTTTCCTGTTGGCGAAGGAGATGTTATACAGG CATGGGATCTTGGTGTAATGACAACAAAAGTTGGACAGACAATTGAATTAACTACTGATGCAAAATATGCTTATGGAGAACTAGGAAG GAAACCAGACATTCCTCCAAATGCTACAATTACATACATGATTAAGTTAACTAAGAAGGAAGAGGCTCCTGATATAAATAAACTAGATGTGGATGAGAGATTTAATATGGCGTAA